One segment of Polaribacter huanghezhanensis DNA contains the following:
- a CDS encoding DUF4835 family protein encodes MRKLVVLLILFLAVTTTNAQELNALVTVNSDKISGSNKQVFTTLQTSLTEFINQKKWTDNNFKPQERISCAFTITINKQPSSNRFEASIQIQAVRPVYGTSYTTPILNINDSDFNFKYSEFQPFNYNETVFESNLISTLVFYVNVILGVDADTFKLNGGNSYYQKAKDVLLLAQQSGGAGWTDQVGKQNRYTLIDNLTSAKLTGFKNILYTYHRLGMDEFSTDKKKAKSTIESSVLQLEQLYNKTIGNHIIRFFFDAKADEIANIFSDGPRTNNTSKMKSLLQRISTTNNDKWQKIK; translated from the coding sequence ATGCGTAAACTTGTTGTTTTATTAATTTTATTTTTAGCAGTTACAACAACCAATGCGCAAGAATTAAATGCATTAGTAACTGTAAATTCTGATAAAATTTCTGGATCTAACAAACAAGTTTTTACCACCTTACAAACGTCACTTACAGAGTTTATCAATCAAAAAAAGTGGACAGATAATAATTTTAAACCACAAGAACGAATAAGCTGTGCGTTTACAATCACAATTAACAAACAACCCAGTTCTAATCGTTTTGAAGCAAGTATTCAGATTCAAGCTGTGAGACCGGTTTATGGAACCTCGTACACAACGCCAATCCTAAATATTAACGATTCAGATTTTAATTTTAAATACAGTGAATTTCAACCATTTAATTATAATGAAACTGTTTTTGAATCTAATTTAATTTCTACACTTGTGTTTTATGTGAATGTAATTTTAGGTGTTGATGCAGATACATTTAAATTAAACGGAGGCAATTCTTATTATCAAAAAGCAAAAGACGTATTATTATTGGCGCAACAAAGCGGAGGTGCTGGTTGGACAGATCAAGTTGGAAAGCAAAATAGGTATACGCTCATTGATAATTTAACTTCTGCTAAATTAACAGGGTTTAAAAATATTTTATACACCTATCACAGACTTGGAATGGACGAGTTTTCTACAGATAAAAAGAAAGCAAAATCTACGATTGAAAGCTCGGTTTTACAATTAGAACAATTGTATAATAAAACAATCGGAAATCATATCATTCGGTTTTTCTTCGATGCCAAAGCAGATGAAATTGCAAACATATTTTCTGACGGACCAAGAACTAACAATACTTCTAAAATGAAAAGTTTGTTGCAAAGAATTTCTACAACAAATAACGATAAGTGGCAAAAAATTAAGTAA